In Salmo salar chromosome ssa15, Ssal_v3.1, whole genome shotgun sequence, one genomic interval encodes:
- the LOC106572604 gene encoding tubulin alpha-1C chain, which yields MRECISVHVGQAGVQIGNACWELYCLEHGIQPDGQMPSDKTIGGGDDSFNTFFSETGAGKHVPRAVFVDLEPTVIDEVRTGTYRQLFHPEQLITGKEDAANNYARGHYTIGKEIIDLVLDRIRKLADQCTGLQGFLVFHSFGGGTGSGFTSLLMERLSVDYGKKSKLEFSIYPAPQVSTAVVEPYNSILTTHTTLEHSDCAFMVDNEAIYDICRRNLDIERPTYTNLNRLISQIVSSITASLRFDGALNVDLTEFQTNLVPYPRIHFPLATYAPVISAEKAYHEQLTVSEITNACFEPANQMVKCDPRHGKYMSCCLLYRGDVVPKDVNAAIATIKTKRSIQFVDWCPTGFKIGINYQPPTVVPGGDLAKVQRAVCMLSNTTAVAEAWARLDHKFDLMYAKRAFVHWYVGEGMEEGEFAEAREDMAALEKDYEEVGRDSGEGDEDGEEY from the exons ATG CGTGAGTGCATCTCCGTCCACGTGGGTCAGGCTGGAGTCCAGATTGGCAATGCCTGCTGGGAGCTCTACTGCCTGGAGCATGggatccagccggatggacagatgCCCAGTGACAAGACCATTGGAGGAGGAGACGACTCCTTCAACACCTTCTTCAGTGAGACTGGGGCTGGAAAGCATGTCCCCAGGGCTGTGTTTGTGGACCTGGAGCCCACAGTTATTG ATGAGGTGCGTACTGGGACCTATCGTCAGTTATTCCATCCTGAACAGCTCATCACTGGCAAAGAGGATGCTGCCAACAACTACGCTCGTGGACACTACACTATTGGCAAAGAGATCATCGACCTGGTGCTGGACAGGATCCGCAAACTG GCTGACCAGTGTACAGGCCTTCAAGGCTTCCTGGTTTTCCACAGCTTTGGAGGTGGCACCGGCTCTGGTTTCACTTCCCTGCTGATGGAGCGCCTGTCTGTTGACTATGGCAAGAAGTCCAAGCTGGAGTTCTCCATCTACCCAGCTCCCCAGGTGTCCACAGCTGTGGTGGAGCCCTACAACTCCATCCTGACCACCCATACCACCCTAGAGCACTCTGACTGTGCCTTCATGGTGGATAATGAGGCTATCTATGACATCTGCCGTAGGAACCTCGACATTGAGCGTCCTACCTACACCAACCTCAACAGGCTCATTAGCCAGATCGTTTCTTCCATCACTGCTTCCCTTCGATTTGATGGTGCCCTCAATGTtgatctgacagagttccagaccaACTTGGTGCCCTACCCCCGTATCCATTTCCCTCTGGCCACCTATGCTCCAGTTATCTCTGCAGAGAAGGCTTACCATGAGCAGTTAACTGTCTCTGAAATAACCAATGCCTGCTTTGAACCAGCCaatcagatggtgaagtgtgaccCTCGCCACGGCAAGTACATGTCATGCTGCCTTCTGTACCGTGGTGACGTGGTACCCAAAGATGTCAATGCTGCCATTGCCACCATCaagaccaaacgttccattcagtttGTTGACTGGTGTCCAACTGGCTTCAAGATTGGCATCAACTATCAGCCTCCCACTGTAGTCCCTGGTGGAGACCTGGCCAAAGTCCAGAGGGCTGTGTGCATGCTGAGCAACACCACTGCTGTGGCAGAGGCCTGGGCTCGGCTTGACCACAAGTTTGACCTGATGTACGCCAAACGTGCCTTTGTGCACTGGTATGTGGGTGAGGGCATGGAGGAGGGAGAGTTTGCTGAGGCCAGAGAGGACATGGCAGCCCTGGAGAAAGATTATGAAGAGGTGGGACGTGACAGTGGTGAAGGAGATGAGGACGGGGAAGAGTATTAG
- the LOC106572602 gene encoding tubulin alpha chain, protein MGNACWELYCLEHGIQPDGQMPSDKTIGGGDDSFNTFFSETGAGKHVPRAVFVDLEPTVIDEVRTGTYCQLFHPEQLITGKEDAANNYARGHYTIGKEIIDLVLDRIRKLADQCTGLQGFLVFHSFGGGTGSGFTSLLMERLSVDYGKKSKLEFSIYPAPQVSTAVVEPYNSILTTHTTLEHSDCAFMVDNEAIYDICRRNLDIERPTYTNLNRLIGQIVSSITASLRFDGALNVDLTEFQTNLVPYPRIHFPLATYAPVISAEKAYHEQLSVSEITNACFEPANQMVKCDPRHGKYMACCLLFRGDVVPKDVNAAIATIKTKRSIQFVDWCPTGFKVGINYQPPTVVPGGDLAKVQRAVCMLSNTTAVAEAWARLDHKFDLMYAKRAFVHWYVGEGMEEGEFSEAREDMAALEKDYEEVGVDSIEGEGEEEGEEY, encoded by the exons ATGGGCAATGCCTGCTGGGAGCTCTACTGCCTGGAGCATGggatccagccggatggacagatgCCCAGTGACAAGACCATTGGAGGAGGAGACGACTCCTTCAACACCTTCTTCAGTGAGACTGGGGCTGGAAAGCATGTTCCCAGGGCTGTTTTTGTGGACCTGGAGCCCACAGTCATCG ATGAGGTGCGCACTGGGACCTACTGCCAGTTATTCCATCCTGAACAGCTCATCACTGGCAAAGAGGATGCTGCCAACAACTACGCTCGTGGACACTACACTATTGGCAAAGAGATAATCGACCTGGTGCTGGACAGGATCCGCAAACTG GCTGACCAGTGCACAGGCCTTCAGGGCTTCCTGGTTTTCCACAGCTTTGGAGGTGGCACCGGCTCTGGTTTCACCTCCCTGCTGATGGAGCGCCTGTCAGTTGACTATGGCAAGAAGTCCAAGCTGGAGTTCTCCATCTACCCAGCTCCCCAGGTGTCCACAGCTGTGGTGGAGCCCTACAACTCCATCTTGACCACCCACACCACCCTAGAGCACTCTGACTGTGCCTTCATGGTGGATAATGAGGCTATCTATGACATCTGCCGTAGGAACCTCGACATTGAGCGTCCTACCTACACCAACCTCAACAGGCTCATTGGGCAGATTGTTTCCTCCATCACTGCTTCCCTTCGATTTGATGGTGCCCTCAATGTtgatctgacagagttccagaccaACTTGGTGCCCTACCCCCGTATCCATTTCCCTCTGGCCACCTATGCACCAGTTATTTCTGCAGAGAAGGCTTACCATGAgcagctctctgtctctgagaTCACCAATGCCTGCTTTGAGCCGGCCaatcagatggtgaagtgtgaccCTCGCCACGGCAAGTACATGGCTTGCTGCCTTCTGTTCCGTGGTGATGTGGTGCCGAAAGATGTCAATGCTGCCATTGCCACCATCaagaccaaacgttccattcagtttGTTGACTGGTGTCCAACTGGTTTCAAGGTTGGCATCAACTACCAGCCTCCCACTGTGGTTCCTGGTGGAGACCTGGCCAAAGTCCAGAGGGCTGTGTGCATGCTGAGCAACACCACTGCTGTGGCAGAGGCCTGGGCTCGGCTTGACCACAAGTTTGACCTGATGTACGCCAAACGTGCCTTTGTGCACTGGTATGTGGGTGAGGgtatggaggagggagagttCTCTGAAGCCAGAGAGGACATGGCAGCCCTGGAGAAGGATTATGAAGAGGTAGGGGTTGACTCCAttgagggtgagggagaggaggaaggagaagagtacTAA